A genomic segment from candidate division KSB1 bacterium encodes:
- a CDS encoding type III pantothenate kinase: MLLAIDVGNTHVVVGVFDGEKLLGRWRLASGVARTEDELWALLKTLSSGEGVDLQRVRGVAVSSVVPSLTPVVEKMARRYLDLSPLLISAELDLGMPVLYEDPRAVGADRICNAVAGYHLFGGPLVVVDFGTATTFDVVTRDGEYLGGIICTGLETSAYLLHRYAAKLPKVELAFPPELIGRNTENAIRSGLMWGAVEMVDGLVRRLRAELGEDTRTVATGGLARLLVPKLREVDRVEPDLTLIGIRLVYTRVMG, encoded by the coding sequence ATGCTCCTCGCGATTGACGTCGGGAATACCCATGTCGTTGTAGGGGTGTTTGACGGCGAAAAACTACTGGGGCGTTGGCGCCTGGCCAGCGGAGTCGCTCGGACGGAGGACGAACTCTGGGCTCTTCTGAAAACCCTCAGCTCCGGCGAGGGCGTAGACCTGCAGCGGGTGCGGGGGGTTGCCGTGTCATCGGTCGTGCCCTCCCTGACCCCGGTCGTCGAGAAGATGGCACGGCGATATCTGGACCTGAGCCCCCTCCTCATTTCGGCCGAGCTGGACCTGGGTATGCCTGTTCTCTACGAAGACCCGCGCGCGGTAGGGGCTGACCGCATCTGCAACGCGGTGGCAGGGTACCACCTGTTCGGGGGCCCGCTGGTGGTCGTCGACTTCGGAACCGCGACGACTTTCGACGTCGTCACCCGCGATGGGGAATACCTGGGGGGAATTATCTGTACGGGCCTCGAAACGAGCGCTTACCTTCTGCACCGCTACGCCGCCAAATTGCCCAAGGTGGAACTGGCCTTTCCCCCAGAGCTCATCGGCCGAAACACGGAGAACGCTATCCGGAGTGGCCTGATGTGGGGAGCGGTCGAGATGGTGGACGGCCTAGTGCGCCGACTGCGCGCCGAGCTGGGCGAAGACACGCGAACTGTGGCCACTGGCGGACTAGCCCGCCTTCTCGTACCCAAGCTGCGCGAGGTCGACAGGGTGGAGCCTGACCTCACCCTCATTGGGATCCGGCTGGTCTACACCCGTGTGATGGGCTAA
- a CDS encoding M55 family metallopeptidase produces MERCSKLVWLALLIPALGAAELRAGELKVYISADMEGVAGVVTEDQLGPSGFEYERFRELMTREVLAVIWAARECGATSFVVSDAHGNGENLLIDLFPPDVRVVRGGPRRLSMMAGIDSTFAAAILIGYHASTTSPRGTRAHTFSSARIAGISVNGQPIPEAAFSAAIAGHFGVPVVMMAGDDAALAEARQFLGDIEYAETKKTLGFHAALTLTPEAARSILAQKTKAALRRLASIPPFRFREPLRMTITFKHYRPAEILSLLPFFQRLDSHTISFTAENILQASDCLLFITSYSFDLQP; encoded by the coding sequence ATGGAGCGCTGTTCAAAATTGGTGTGGCTCGCACTCTTGATCCCTGCGCTTGGAGCCGCCGAGCTTCGGGCGGGCGAGCTCAAGGTCTACATCTCCGCGGACATGGAGGGGGTGGCAGGCGTCGTCACCGAGGACCAGCTTGGTCCATCCGGCTTCGAGTACGAGCGCTTTCGCGAGCTGATGACGCGCGAGGTGCTGGCCGTCATCTGGGCTGCCCGCGAGTGCGGCGCGACGAGCTTTGTGGTGAGCGATGCCCACGGCAACGGCGAGAATCTGCTGATAGATCTTTTCCCGCCTGACGTCCGTGTGGTGCGCGGAGGACCGCGACGGCTCTCCATGATGGCGGGCATCGACAGCACCTTTGCCGCCGCGATTCTCATCGGCTACCACGCTTCCACCACCAGTCCGCGTGGGACACGGGCCCACACCTTTTCCAGTGCCCGGATCGCTGGGATTTCCGTAAACGGACAGCCCATCCCCGAGGCGGCCTTCAGTGCGGCAATCGCCGGGCATTTCGGAGTGCCCGTGGTGATGATGGCGGGCGACGATGCGGCCCTTGCGGAGGCAAGGCAGTTCTTGGGAGACATTGAGTACGCAGAGACCAAGAAGACGTTGGGCTTTCACGCGGCTCTCACCCTAACTCCCGAAGCAGCGCGCTCGATCCTTGCCCAGAAGACAAAAGCCGCCCTTCGACGCCTCGCCTCGATCCCCCCATTTCGCTTCCGGGAGCCTCTGCGGATGACCATCACGTTCAAGCACTACCGGCCCGCGGAAATCCTCTCCCTCCTGCCCTTCTTCCAGAGACTGGATTCCCACACGATCTCCTTCACGGCGGAGAATATCTTGCAGGCCAGCGACTGTCTCCTGTTCATCACCAGCTACAGCTTCGATCTGCAGCCGTAA
- a CDS encoding glycosidase, with the protein MELFTRYTGNPILTAEDWPYRANAVFNPGAIECNGETVLLVRVEDMRGMSHLTVARSRDGKSNWRIDPQPTLLPDPDNYPEEVWGIEDPRIVFLEELGSYAVTYTSFSMGGPLVSLALTKDFRTFERRGAIMPPEDKDACLFPRRFRGRWALIHRPMPSYAFGNGAHIWISFSHDLEHWGEHRILLPARRGGWWDANKVGLGPQPIETEHGWLLLYHGVRSTASGSLYRVGVALLDLEDPTRVLRRSDQWIFGPRESYERLGDVPGVTFPTGVIVDRERDEIRMYYGAADTSVALATARFSELMDYVLHCPPAD; encoded by the coding sequence ATGGAGCTATTCACGCGCTACACAGGCAATCCGATTCTGACAGCGGAGGACTGGCCGTACCGCGCCAACGCCGTTTTCAACCCAGGGGCCATTGAGTGCAACGGGGAGACCGTTCTGCTGGTCCGCGTGGAGGACATGCGGGGCATGTCTCACCTGACGGTGGCGCGGAGCAGAGACGGCAAGAGCAACTGGCGGATCGACCCTCAGCCCACACTCCTGCCGGATCCGGACAATTACCCGGAGGAGGTGTGGGGGATCGAGGATCCCCGCATTGTGTTCCTTGAAGAGCTGGGCTCCTACGCGGTAACCTACACGTCGTTCTCGATGGGCGGTCCGCTGGTTTCCCTGGCGCTCACCAAAGACTTCCGAACCTTCGAGCGGCGAGGGGCCATCATGCCCCCCGAAGATAAGGACGCTTGCCTCTTCCCGCGGCGCTTCCGTGGGCGCTGGGCTCTGATCCACAGACCCATGCCCTCCTATGCGTTCGGGAATGGCGCCCACATCTGGATCTCCTTTTCCCACGATCTGGAGCACTGGGGGGAGCATCGGATCCTGCTGCCCGCTCGTAGGGGAGGTTGGTGGGACGCGAACAAGGTCGGGCTCGGACCGCAGCCCATCGAAACGGAGCATGGCTGGCTTCTGTTGTACCACGGCGTCCGGTCCACCGCGTCCGGAAGCCTCTACCGGGTGGGAGTCGCCCTTCTGGACCTCGAAGATCCAACGCGCGTGCTCAGGCGCTCGGACCAGTGGATCTTCGGTCCGCGGGAGTCGTACGAGCGCCTGGGCGATGTGCCGGGGGTCACCTTCCCCACCGGTGTTATTGTCGATCGCGAGCGGGACGAGATCCGCATGTACTACGGCGCCGCGGACACAAGCGTGGCCCTGGCCACGGCCCGCTTCAGCGAGCTCATGGACTACGTGCTCCACTGTCCTCCGGCCGATTGA